The stretch of DNA atatatataattttgatatgttgtATATCTATCGTACACATTATGTGAGCatcgatgaggtgtcactcaccaaTTGGATGTGATGAGACATAGAAAAATTGCGCATCCAATGGATGAGTGACAcatcatcggtgctcacataggtgtgcacggtagatgtgcagcatatcaaaattgatatatatatttatatatatatatatatataaaagaatttGGAATAACTTGTGTAATTTTAATTTCaagaataaaaattaataataaaacatgTTGAAAGactatataaaaaaatagttttCCATTTAATAACGCATAAATAATCTATCCCAAAAACAATACACTCATTTAGCTTCGAGGGTTCTTGGGGCCTAATTTAATGACCTGGACTTTTTGAGATTTCGGATTTGTATTGAATTGTAAACTAatggaattttaaaaaatttatgactAATTGCGTCAACACTCCTAAACGAGCAAATTACATTAATACCCCTTGTGCTAAATTTAagggaaaaaaacaaaaaaaactctgtaaaatcaataatattttagacCACGTATTTTAAAAATCAGGCACAAAACTCTATCAGAAAAGGTAAATGTTcttgaatttttataaaatgtgagttaaatatattttatttaaaaaaataaatgatgTATTGTCCTATGTTCATACCTTTAACATTTTTTCGCAAGGAATTGGTGTAATTAGCCCATAATTGAGCTGATAttcagaagaagaaaaaaatagtAAATAAGAATTATAGGTGAGATTGGTTGGTTTGGAGATAAAATTATACAACTAAAGAACAGTCATAATGATGATTTTACCATACATGTATAGCTGAAAGTATAATGCATTTATGCAAAATGACTATCAGCCAAAATTTCATTCCCACCAAACTCTAGTCTAAACTCCAATGCGTGGAATATTTGTACTTGATGTTACATTATTCTCACTATATCTGCGTTTGTTGCCACTGAAGCTGTCTCTTATTCTTGATGAGATCTTAGCAAACACTTCCTCCCTTCGGGGGTGGTTCGCGTACAGCATCCATAGGGCAAGACTCAGCATGACTCCTACTGATATAAGTGCTAGTCCTACATTTACAAGGCGAAGATTGTGCACCAATGGAGGACAATAGTTTTTGGTGATGTTTCTGAAAGTATCTCGTACAAAATTACAATTTTGAAAGTTTAAGAGAGGCGGGGTGTAATGTTTGAGGGCATAGCTGACGTTTACTGCTGCCACCAGTTCTGCGTACATGCCGGGAGTGAGTCTACCACTACTGCTGCAAAGGCCAGTTGCTGATACCGTGCAAGTATAGTTCTGCCAAACCTGAAGCCATGAAAATGAAGTATGTTAATCATTACTCAAGTTATTGGCCATACTTGAGAGGTTCAAGTAAATCAAGCTGCTTGCGAGTACAAGCTTGGCTTGAAGTCACTTTGAGCTAAGCTCGAATCGGGTTTAAGTAGTAAATTGAGGCAAACTTGCCCATGCTTTAATTGGGTTGGAGGAGTACTCAAGCTGCTTGAACTcgatatttattttacaaacaaTTTTGATCTAATTTAAAGTGATCGtactatttcataaattatctgGTTTTGCCTATAATTTTTATGAAGGAAACTTTAACCGCCACAACCTTCTTCAAGCTAGAGCTTGATTGGTGCTCGAGCTTCTTGAGCTAGCATTAAAGTGGCTCGATAAGCATTTGAGTTGACTCAAGGCCAATTCACTGGTAGATTAAGCTCAAGTGCTCAAGCagtgaaaatttttaatttaagtttTAGGTAGTGACCACAAAACACCTTGCCCCACTCATTGAATAATTTTCTTCAGAGAGATGCGAAAAAGTTTCAGCAGAGATGCAAAAGAGTATCAACTGCATCAGAGCTGCTTACCAGAGAAGCATTGTCAACTGAAATTTCTTGAGCTGAACACGAACGATCTTGCAGCTGGGTGTCGTAAGGATAGCACAGTGGAGGTATCAGAGGACCTGATTGGTTGTAATAATGTGAAGCAGCGTGTGGGCGTGGATTTGAGTTGGCAATAGAGCCTACAAATCCATTGGCAATGTTAACAATATCGTTGATCACTTGTTTGCTCTTGAACAGAGTTTGGTTCGTTGTTCTCTGGTCAACACAAGGAAGGATGTTGCTTAGTGCAGTTTCGGCATGAGGATTTTCGAGCCACTCGCTCATGGCCACGCATGTGTCAGTTATTGCGCTGAAACACATAATACAAAGCAGCTTTTCAAATGCACAAAGAGCATTGATTTTAAAGATCACTTTGGGTACACCAAGATTGCTCCCAGAATTCGGAAATTTCCATCTTTACCATTTAGGGCATGACCCAGAAGTAATTAAGTATCAAAATCAAGTACGCAGAGGCTCAATATTAACATTGCATATGAGTTGAGCCAAACATACAAATTATATTGTTGAAACCTACACCGACTTTCAATATCCTTGAAACAACCATAACTCCATAAGCATACACTCCTTATTGTCACACTTACAGGAAAAAATGCATATCATGTACAAAACTAATGAATATAAGTAACAACTCGATCGCTGTGACACATAGGACAAGAGGGGTAATTGTAACCATTTAACAGTAATAATGAGTTTATCATTCTTGAGTTGTAGCAACAATGAGGTGTAGTTGTAGGGTTATATAAAAGGGTACGAATAAGTCATAATTTTTAAAACTGTGAGAACTATTCATCTGTTAAAGCCTAAACTAAATCCATAGTTGAATAATATAACACTAAAAGGTAGCCTCTAGTTCATGCCGAACCTTGTATCAAACCGTCAAAAACCCTATAAAAGAAAGTAAAGAAAAGTCATCTGCAACAAAAGTGTCTTACTTGTTCAGAATAACAAGAACTCCACAAAGAATGAACGTAACTGAGACGAGTAACCATCCGCTGGTGATGAATCTGTAGCAATATAATGGAACATCAGAAATTTtacaaacaagatactctaaaatACTTTTCCTTGAATTCAAGGAATCCTTATTTAATAATGTAATCATCAACTATATAACCTGGAAAAGCATAAAAGGgctgaaaaagaaaagaaaaggaaaggaAAGGAACTCACATGTAAATTGCATGTTGATGGCCGATGACAGATAGCACTACAATTAGAAAATACACTCTCAATAGctaacatataaatataaagTACTAAATATGAGAATTTCTTTATCTAGACCAGAGTTAGGCCACTTATAAAAAGAGCTAGGACGATAAAAAAATTCAAGCTATGAAAGGAGCAGTAAAGCTGTAACAAATAATTGGCtgagataaataataaaaaaattcaaccttTCGTTTTTATGAAAGCAGTAGACATTTCTTTCCTCTCAAAACTATTTTTGTAAAAGTTACGGCAATGCTATTCTGTAATCAACCAAACTTCGTAAACAAACTTTTGATTTTACTGGTAAAAGATGAAATTCGTCCGACAGGGTTTTAGGCGCTGTAGCAGAACGTACCAAGACCTAGAATGGATATGAGAAGCATCACCACTGCGACAACTATCAGTACTGCTCTCCTACAATAAGGTGACTGGTTAAAAATATTACATGAGTCGAAAATTCAGTCACAAAAATACCATGGGTGGTATATAAACAACATACtctgtattgaagactttgcgTACTTTTCCCGAGTTTTCGTCGGTCTTCTGCTCCAAAGTATCTGCTGCACTGTTTAACTCCACATTTAACCGGTCGATATCATCCTTGACATCTGAAGGAAGGAAAATCTGGGCTACACTGACAGTTTTTGCCAGCAACAAATATTCCGTGACATTTTTTAGTGTCTGCACTGTGTACTCTGACTGGTTTACAACATAGTTCAAAGTATGAAATGCTTCTCCATGAAATTTATCCTGTCCTACAGAAAGTAAAATACATCCAATCCTGTTGACAAAGAGGTACATCACAGAAAAAATCAATATACTCTGCACATGATATCCAGAGACAAAAATATAATAGTAAATGGACATAAACTATACAATGGGAGGATTGCATTTTAGTCATAGATATTTGTCTGAAATACAGTTGTGTACTCGACTCTAAAGATGCAAAAACATCAACCATGAGTTAGTTTGCAAAAAGTTTTCAGGAGAGTTCCCTTAAACAGAAACGTATTCGACCCCTTTATATAGTAACACATTTATATCCTCATTAAGAGTTGGGTGTCAAAGGGAAGAAAGACCTTAAATAATGCATCAAATGTTGCAGCGGAAGTGGAATAAAAATGTAAGCGAAGCTATACTTAGTATGGAACAATACTTAGTACGGAACATATATGTCATCATAAGATCCCAATAATCTAGCACGTCCATGCTCATGAGATAAATGCTTGAAATGTGACCTTTTCTTCCCTAATGATATATAGTTCGGTACAGTCACATGGATTGTAGATCGCAGGGAACCatattaattatctcaaaaattGTCAAAAAAGTACAACGGGACAAGTAATTGTGCGACACAAAATAAGATGCTGGCATAAAACAGACTTCAGACAGAGACTTGAAACCATGCAAATTAAATTACCAACAAACTCTGAATAAAACCATTCAAGCATTTGATAGTTACTTTTAATTATTGCAAAATGGAGCGAGTTTAGATTATTACGCTGCAGCACTGGTGAAGATGATAAGTAGGACAAGACATATCCTGAGTGACCAGCTTGATTCTTTGCCATTGATAGATATTTTCCATCCACAGAAATGATGGATAATAAGAGCCAAGGCAAATGAAATAAACCACAAAACCGCGACAATGAAAGCTGCAGCACCCATAAATCCAACAgactgatacaaaaataaataagcAAGGGATTACAATATCCATAATCACTAACATATTAACATTTACCACTGCAATATTAATTGACAAggcaaaaataaatacatgttaTGAAACAACATCTGTCACAAGCTAACACCGATGCTTGATTACCAAATATTTAATGAACAATGATTGATTATAAACTACTTTCGTCATCTCGTAAAACAATCATTGTTTACTTCAGTTTGTAGGATGAATTACGAGTAGGATACTAATTAACATCATGTCTTAAACAATATTTAACACAGGAACAGCATTCATCCATAGGATAAGCTTTCTATCTCAAGTTTCTCTGTTAGCAATACACATTTTCAACTAAATcaacaaaaccaaaaaaaaattaaaactctTGTACTTCACAAACTACTGCACAAGAATGCAACAAATCTGtaaaaaataagaataaaaataGTCTTTTTTTTGTCATAATATTAGATTGATATAGGAGTGAAACAGCCTGAATGATCCCGTCATATGATCCGTAGCACCTGAATCTATTATCCAAGGGCCATTGACACATTGAGAACAACAGATTGTAAGTAATTACCTATCTGTGCTAGAGAACAAGATGCTGGGACAGTACTAGAATTTGAAAAATGTGTAGAGTGAAAGAGCTTATAATACAGTTGGTCTAGCTGTTCCTTAATGAAAGAGACTCCCCCTGAAGATTTGTCTGCATTATCTTGGTTTTCAGTACCAGATTGATAAGCCCTTAAACCCCCATTGCCACCACTGCCTTTTTGTTTAAAAGATTTTGGCTTCCTGTTAGGTGGTTTGCCATGCAAGTCCCAACAAGTTTCTGCAGTGTGTCTGGGTATGTGACAAGGGCCCACCCATATAAAGCATAAAAACCTTTTTCGCTCATTCACAGTGATGTGTGGGGACTTTTCAAGACACCAACTCTTTCTGGCAAAAAATAGTTTATCACATTTATTGATGATCACACACTTTTAACTTGGGTCTATCTACTTACTGATAAATCATAATCGgagtaaatttttaaaaatttctacACAATGATTGAAACACTCAGGGACGGACCTATGCTTGGCCCGTCctgggctgtagcccagcccaatttttttttacaaagagTTATAGAGATTCAAAccaattctaattttttttggtaaatatatatagagatttAAGCacagtctaattttttttaaaagatatcACGGTGCTAATGACTCATAAAAGTTAATATCTAAAATACCTATTTAACTTTCACATTAAATAAATGTAGATTTTCGATATTTCAAATGAGGTTTGGTGCAAATAACTCATAAAAGTGATAGATTTATTTTATCAATTCTTTTATTTAAtagaatttaattttgaaagtacatttaaaatatattaaaaatagttttaaaatgtaaattttgaatctAAGTGAAATTTGTCTCATATTACACGAGAtacatattaatttaaataatatataaattttgaaaaatgatattGATTAAACttcttttttgaaaattaaCTCTCTTATTTCCAATATGCTAGGAACCataggtttttttttaaaaaaatataccaAAGTCATTTTGCTAACTATTTTCATATTAAtatctcatatatatatatatatattaactttTATTATGTTAAGTTCAAGTCCACCTTCAACTTTAATTTCTGGATTCGTTCTCTAGAAACACTATTTCAAAAGAAATCTAAGTGTTCAAAAGTGACAATgggaaataatattttaataagtTTTTGGGATTTTTTTCTGCACAAAGGCATAATCCATCACAATTCTCGCACTCAAACATCTCAGCAAAATAGAGTCGCAGAAAGAAATAATAGACATTTCTTTGAAGTAGTTAGGTCACTCACAGAAAGATATAATAGGCATTTCTTTGAAGTAGTTAGGTCACTCATGTTCACTACCAGAGTACCTAAAATATTTATGGGGCGAAGCTATTCTGACTGCTACATATTTGATtaatagaatgccttaagagTGTTGAATTTTGCCTCACCATTGagtctttttaagaaaaccTTTCCCATGTCTCACTTTTCTTCTGATTTAACACTGAAAGTATTTGGTTGTATGTTTTTTGTTCACGTGCATCATCATACTCgtgataaatattatatatatatatatatatatatatatatatatatataatatgtatgtttatggatgtaaCATTTTTTGAATCTCAAACCTTTTTTGGCACTCCTCTTCAAAAGGGGAGTCAGGTAGAAGACTCTATATTTGAGCTTGAATTTGACACCATAGAGAATGTGGATAGGGCCCTATTTTTTATGGCATGATTAATATGGACATTGATACACCCGAGTTAGCACTTGTTCAAAATCTTGATACTAGAGCACGAGTTGATGATGAAGATTGTTTGGCCAAGtttacaggagaacaaaacgaTCTCAGAACAAACAAGACTCCATGACTCCACACGACCAAATGTCTGAACCAAGTACAGATCCTGTCCAAAACTATTTGAATCTAGGTATTGTACTCGAACTCACTATTAATGAACCAAAATCTCCCTCTTTACTAAATCTTACAATGGCGCTTAGAACTATACAGGAAGCTCTAAACGTTCCAGAATGGAAGAAAGCTGTCCTTGAAGAGATGAATGCTCTTGCTAAAAATGAAACATGGGAGATAATGTACCTTCCTGAAGGAAAACAAACTATGGGTTGTAAATGGGTTTTCAGAGTGAAACTTAATTCAGATGGATCTTTGGAACGTTATAAAGCAAGACTAGTTGCAAAAAGTTTCACACAGACGTTTGGTATTGACTACCAAGAGACCTTTGCACCTGTTGCAAAATTGAATACAATCAGAATATTACTTTTCCTGGCTGCAAACCTTAATTGGCCATTGTATCAGTTGGATATAAGGAATGAATTTCTAAATGGCAAATTGGAGGAAGAAGTGTTTATGGATGCTCCACCGGGCTTCGAGAAACAATTTGGGGGAATGATATGCAAATTAAATAAGTTTTTGTATGGATTGAAGCAATCTCCGAGAGCTTGGCTGGAAAAATTCTCGAGATCAGTAAAGAAACATGGTTATGTTCAAAGGCAATCAGACCATACGATGTTTGTGATGCATACCAGTAAAgacaaaaaagtaatattttcatTCTTGTTTTCTACAAAATCTTTGAGAGCATAAAAATGCCAAACAAGCACTAACATCAAGGACTATTATGGCTACACATCAGATTAGTCACAGTATCATTTGCTTAATAAAAAATTCTCCAGAAGCATCCATGACATTTCTATATCAAACACACTACTTCAATTTTTTTCAAGGACTCGTGTTAATGATGATATGTATGTCAACAGATATCGGCCTAATTTTTATCAAACAGTTAAGGAGGCACGACGTGATCCCTGACTTTTCCATTGAGCGAATACATGTTTAATGTATTGAATAGGCTGTGAAAAACTTTTTTCGTCTTAGTGCAGGTGAGGGCTAAAACATGAACTCGGTTGTCAAGTGATTATCATAAGAGAAGGTGTCATTGTAAAGCAAGGAGGACAGGGCTTACAGCCCAGTAATGTCTGTTGGCAATGTCCCATCCACCTCTGTATTTATGAAATCCGGCAAGAATGTCAGGCCTCTTTGTCCTGTTCCCTGCCAATATAAGAGTTTTCACATCGTTGGCCGGTCCTGGAGCTTCTGCAGCAGCACTCGATAGTTCATCCTTCCATGACCCCAAATTTTCTTCTCCTGCATATGTGTCataattgaaattaaattaatgaGAAGAAATGAAACCTCATTGACAAAAATGAATTAAGCATCTATAAAGACAGAAAATTTAACGTCCGTTGTCTGAAATAAACAGGATAGAGTGTAATATAGGCAATCCCAATAGTGAGATAAACTGTTGTACACAAatcaaatttcaatttcaatattcTGCCGCATTCCGTAAGACAATAAAAATACTAGAATTGAATTGCACATTTACTTAATTCCAATGCCAGAAATTTTATTAAGGACatcaaaaaagaaaagaaaagaaagaagctTTACAAGCCTCCAACCAGCTTTAGAAtcaaagaaacaaaggaaatgTAAGAGGCAGTATATGATCATTAATAAAAAGCTTACCATTAAGCCAAGAACTACTCTACCGCATTAAAGGCGCGAAAAATGACAAAAGAATCCAATCCCAGTTTCCAAATCACCCAAGAAAACGTATACGACTTGCCAGCAATAGAATATGAACATTAATAACAccaacattaaaataaaaataaacacaaCCCAGTTGCCAAAATCTCAAAGAGATGCATGAACCAACCGAAGAAAGCCTTGAAAGGTTCCCTTGGGTGGGAAAGTGCAAAGCTTGAGCTCAAGAAAATGGAGAGAGCAATGAAAATAACAGCCAAGAACGAAAGGTCCCTCGGTTCCATATTCTCGAAGCAGCAAATCCCACATCAACAATTCATATGAGACCTCGTATCATTCGTTTATTATTTTCCTTGTCACGAATAGAGGGGTCATTCAATTCACATTCTCTCTCTGTTACGATTAATTTATTTCttcagaaaaataaatatttgggcTTGTAAACAGAGGaaaatcttggagaaaccttgTTAAACAAAGATCTCCTCAGAGgagagtatatatatatatataatatatatacatacatacatctatatatatacattgagAGGGAGTAGGGTGGCGGCTAAAAAGGACCGCGTGTAAATGGAGTAAGTGAATGAGTGAAGAAAGCAGCGGTGATGTTCTGAAAGTCTAGTGCTTTGCTTTTTTGGCCCTTGTCCTTATTCCTAATTATCAGTTTAACTAATTTACTATTTTTGAATCttacttttaattaattaattaaaaaaattgggcAATTTATTCTGTTTTTCCCAtcaatttctttaaattaaataggGGCTCGAAAATTAGGGTAAATTAATTTGAGAACCAAAGAAGTCTGTCGTTTTTCCCCAAGACAATCAAGGAAATGTAATTATTCTCAAAACTAAATAACTAAAGTTTATTTTACATTTATGCTATTactatttcttataaatattaaatatttataattcttCTAATAATAGTGTTCTTGGAAGTTGAATAGGAGAATGTGATGAATTTGGTTAGTGTAAAAATTGTCATTTAGTCCTAAGTTGAACTATTTTTTGTTTTAGTAAGTTGTTAAAGTTTGATTTTTATACGgtaatttagattttttttgttacgatattttttttctcaaatcaCTAAATCCATCGGATATGGTATTATTTGgcaataataatatcatatgtGACAAAAATAAAGCATATATCACACACTAATATATTCATAAACAAATTAAAGAGAAACAATAAACTTTTTCCTCTCATTTTAGTATTAGGGTCATAGTCTTTTATTTTTCCATGTTTTTCATCACATTAATTTGAATAATACGATCTTTATTCTCCTACATATATGATGTATGATAGAATCGATGTCAAATAAATCATATTTGATAGATTTAATGGTTtcgagaaaaaaaaacaaaaaaaatctaatttattatatgaaaattaaactttaataaattacaagacaaaaaaaaaatagatctaACTTACGGGactaaaattacaaattttattttaattagttatgtTATCCCAATAGATTTTTTCGTAAGAGGCATATGCATACCATGATATCAAATCATATgtttaaaattgaaaattattatattttgattATAATATAATTGAAATTAGTTATTATCTTCAAGAACGGGactaaaattacaaattttattttagttagtTATGTTATCCCAATAGATTTTTTCGTAAGAGGCATATGCATACCATGaatcaaatcatatatttaaaattgaaaattattatattttgattATAATATAATTGAAGTTAGTTATTATTTTCAAGAATGTGAAAATAAGATAAAATATAATTGTCTGGAAGAAACCAGAAAAGCCAAATGGAAAGGGCATCTTTTTTAAGCATAGCCAAGGTGTTACGTGACATAATTTCAGCATGAATTTATCGCAACTTTTAggattaaaaatacaatttcctttgagtctcatgtgagaccgtctcacggattttaatctgtaaaacaggtcaaccctacggccctacccatattcacaataaaaagtaatactttttcaccGAAGACCCAAATaacaaatccgtctcacaaatacgacccgtgagaccatctcacataaatttttgccaaAAAAATTGGTTCACTCGAGTACTTTACACTAATTTATTATTGacctaattaatttttttaaaaaaaaaccttttTTATGATAATGGGTTATAAATTATGAGGATCTGGAAGAGTGGAGAATTTGCGTGGTGGAATGATAGCCGAACACTTGCGAGTCCaatcaaatatattattataaatttacaaaaaattatcaCTTCACGAGtgaatttaaaaaaatcgaTCTCATGTTCGACTTGAATCatgaatattattttatatcaaaaatattattatttttttagataTGAATCGATTCGATCGATCAGATAGATATAAATATGTGAAATCGTC from Primulina eburnea isolate SZY01 chromosome 6, ASM2296580v1, whole genome shotgun sequence encodes:
- the LOC140834291 gene encoding uncharacterized protein isoform X1, with protein sequence MEPRDLSFLAVIFIALSIFLSSSFALSHPREPFKAFFGEENLGSWKDELSSAAAEAPGPANDVKTLILAGNRTKRPDILAGFHKYRGGWDIANRHYWASVGFMGAAAFIVAVLWFISFALALIIHHFCGWKISINGKESSWSLRICLVLLIIFTSAAAIGCILLSVGQDKFHGEAFHTLNYVVNQSEYTVQTLKNVTEYLLLAKTVSVAQIFLPSDVKDDIDRLNVELNSAADTLEQKTDENSGKVRKVFNTERAVLIVVAVVMLLISILGLVLSVIGHQHAIYIFITSGWLLVSVTFILCGVLVILNNAITDTCVAMSEWLENPHAETALSNILPCVDQRTTNQTLFKSKQVINDIVNIANGFVGSIANSNPRPHAASHYYNQSGPLIPPLCYPYDTQLQDRSCSAQEISVDNASLVWQNYTCTVSATGLCSSSGRLTPGMYAELVAAVNVSYALKHYTPPLLNFQNCNFVRDTFRNITKNYCPPLVHNLRLVNVGLALISVGVMLSLALWMLYANHPRREEVFAKISSRIRDSFSGNKRRYSENNVTSSTNIPRIGV
- the LOC140834291 gene encoding uncharacterized protein isoform X2; this encodes MGAAAFIVAVLWFISFALALIIHHFCGWKISINGKESSWSLRICLVLLIIFTSAAAIGCILLSVGQDKFHGEAFHTLNYVVNQSEYTVQTLKNVTEYLLLAKTVSVAQIFLPSDVKDDIDRLNVELNSAADTLEQKTDENSGKVRKVFNTERAVLIVVAVVMLLISILGLVLSVIGHQHAIYIFITSGWLLVSVTFILCGVLVILNNAITDTCVAMSEWLENPHAETALSNILPCVDQRTTNQTLFKSKQVINDIVNIANGFVGSIANSNPRPHAASHYYNQSGPLIPPLCYPYDTQLQDRSCSAQEISVDNASLVWQNYTCTVSATGLCSSSGRLTPGMYAELVAAVNVSYALKHYTPPLLNFQNCNFVRDTFRNITKNYCPPLVHNLRLVNVGLALISVGVMLSLALWMLYANHPRREEVFAKISSRIRDSFSGNKRRYSENNVTSSTNIPRIGV